The genomic stretch aaatcattttacgagaaataaatgaaaggaGAAGAGAGTCTGGTTGGTCAACCGTGCACCGAAGAATACCTGATTCAGATCCAAAGAAATGGGACAAATGTGATGAGTGacttttgtacattttcatCCAGTCATGTCATTGATGAAATGACTCTGCTCCACCTTTCTGCACCACTCGAACCCTCTCTACATGATGCTGCACTTGGCCTTTAGCTTGTCGGCCCTGCGTTGCTTACTTGAACGCATGTTGAGGCTCATGTCGCGCTTCTTGTCAAGGTTGAGCAGCTCCTGGAAGAGCTCAGTGACATTGTGGTTGGTCTTGGCCGACGTCTCCATAAAGGCACACTTCCAGCTGTTGGCCTGTGCCTCCCCTTCCTTGGTCTCGACCTCACGTTGGCTCTCATCACTCTTATTGCCCACCAGCATGATTGGGATGCCCTCCACATTGCCCTTAATAGCTAGTACCTGCTGATAGATAGGTTTGAGCTCCTCCAGTGACTGGCGGCTCGTGATGGAGTACACCAGGATGAATGCGTGACCCTTGGAGATGGACAAGCGCTGCATTGCTGGGAACTGGTGGCTGCCTGTTGTATCAGTGATCTCAAGCGTGCACACACTTTTGTCACAGCTTATCACCTGCCGGTATGTATCTTCCACCGTGGGGATGTATGTGTCCCTGAACGTGCCCTTCACGAAACGAAGAACCAGGGAGCTCTTGCCAACACCTCCAGCCCCAAACACCACCACACGGTAGTCATTGCTCTGCTCAGGCATGCTGGTACGGTCCACTCAGGGTGCAGTCAGTGCTAAAACTTGATGTATTCCCTGAGATCTAGAAAAATacaaattgaagaaaaaaaaaacatgcgtttaaatatttaaatattaaatgtaatagaATCACTCAtgataatgttattaatatctAATGCATATTTTGTTTGCACAGGTCCAAACAACCACACATGATCCACAAAATCCCAGGTTGAACGTCTCCCAATGTTCAATTGTGTCTGGCTAACAATGTAGGCATGCGTTTATCCTTGGAGCTCATTCAAAGGTaaaatataactgtgtataaacAATGGATGATAAAGCAGCGCTCA from Tachysurus fulvidraco isolate hzauxx_2018 chromosome 2, HZAU_PFXX_2.0, whole genome shotgun sequence encodes the following:
- the diras1a gene encoding GTP-binding protein Di-Ras1a codes for the protein MPEQSNDYRVVVFGAGGVGKSSLVLRFVKGTFRDTYIPTVEDTYRQVISCDKSVCTLEITDTTGSHQFPAMQRLSISKGHAFILVYSITSRQSLEELKPIYQQVLAIKGNVEGIPIMLVGNKSDESQREVETKEGEAQANSWKCAFMETSAKTNHNVTELFQELLNLDKKRDMSLNMRSSKQRRADKLKAKCSIM